Proteins co-encoded in one Lates calcarifer isolate ASB-BC8 linkage group LG17, TLL_Latcal_v3, whole genome shotgun sequence genomic window:
- the LOC108893016 gene encoding granzyme E isoform X12: MFIHCELVVLILALTLNGQASAVYGGHEAVAHSRPYMVLLELDGGKKHCGGFLLNEDFVMTAASCQAKSFTALLGVHNVRDSNGIQRISVEDTFPHKDYNATEFINDIMLLKLSSKAHFSNNVRPIALTGRGDGSLPKSCSVSGWGRNDRNSKYLSLKLREISVTLIDSQWCREKKLYCSMGEAGPGVGDSGGPLVCEDGKVYGVVSCTYNPASGGPPIYAYTKIPEYRNQLDDGTQCLYS, encoded by the exons ATGTTTATCCACTGTGAACTGGTCGTATTGATACTGGCACTGACTCTCAATGGTCAAG cttcTGCAGTTTATGGAGGACATGAGGCTGTGGCACACAGCAGGCCATACATGGTGCTGTTGGAGTTGGATGGTGGTAAAAAACACTGTGGTGGCTTCCTTCTGAACGAGGATTTTGTGATGACTGCAGCCTCCTGCCAAGCCAA gtcCTTCACAGCGTTACTAGGAGTTCACAATGTCCGTGACAGTAATGGAATACAGCGTATATCTGTGGAAGATACGTTTCCACATAAAGACTACAATGCAACTGAATTCATAAATGACATAATGCTTCTTAAG TTGAGCTCTAAGGCACATTTCAGCAACAATGTGAGACCCATTGCTCTCACAGGCCGAGGTGATGGCTCTCTGCCAAAATCATGTTCAGTCTCTGGCTGGGGAAGAAATGACAGGAACTCAAAATATTTGTCTTTGAAGCTCAGGGAAATCAGTGTAACACTCATTGACAGTCAGTGGTGTCGTGAAAAAAAATTGTACTGCTCCATGGGAGAGGCTGGACCGGGTGTG GGAGACTCTGGTGGTCCGTTGGTCTGTGAGGATGGAAAGGTGTACGGGGTGGTGTCCTGCACCTACAATCCAGCATCAGGTGGACCACCTATATATGCCTACACTAAGATACCTGAGTATAGAAATCAACTGGATGATGGAACCCAATGTTTGTATTCTTAA